The DNA window GAAAGCACAGGGTGCCCGTGGACATTTCTGCGAAAACCTACCGCCAGATAGCTTTATAAGACAAGTTTCATtctcaaacatttaaaaatggtacagtttttttagtttttacttttaagttgatcattgtttttattttagtcCCAGATTTATTACGTAAGACTAGAGCATGACATAACTGAGCGACTGTGCCCCACGTGGTCGAGAGTACGCATGTGTTCCAAAAAAAGTGGCGCTGATCAGACGAAGCGACACGTACTTGCACTCCTACGCGCTGCCTTCGCTATTTACTTCGTTATTCAAATCAAGGAAAGAACTGTACGCCGTGAATTAGAAATGCCTGACCAACCATCTTTTGACAATAACAATCTCGTCCAAAACACGGTAAGATTTATTCCACAGCCGGTTTCAGTATTAATAGCGCTTTGTGTATTTATTTACACAGCTAGCGAAATTCAGCCGACAAGTTCGCTTACTCCAGTCGTTTAAAATGAATTGATTGTCGCTTTTAAGAACCATATACTCAATATCTCGCTTAACTCTTATTTCATGGTTAAGTTTACCTTAAAATATTCACTTGAAGAGTCGAGAATGAGTTGTAATGTAAGCAAACCTGTCTCTTTATTTTCGATTTCAATTCaaggtgtttttttctactagttttttttttactagacAGATATGTAGGCTGTGGTAACTCAGCCGTAACGTTTTATTTTTGGGGTTTTGTAGATAAATTTTGAAGAGAAATTCCTTTGAATCCCGGAATTTTGCCACTGGATACCCGGCCGCTATTAGTGACTCTATAGTGACATTACCTGCGGAATTCAACTCACGTTAATTCCTCTGAGAATTATGGCAATTTACAATCCCTTCCTATGGGTCCAAAATTGCTATTGCTTTTCCGTTCAATACAATTCCCGCTAGTATTCCAGTAGATAGAGATCATTGTTCACGATCAATGATGAGTGTTTTTTTGTCCACCAAAAAATAAGTTGCTAAGTACCATATTTCACCGTTTTCCGAAAGTGACATAGAGCTGTCGTTTCatagtttattatttttgtaattATGTTAAagttgaatatatttttttgtttaaactGAAGCGTATGCTTCTGTATTGCATAATAGCTTTTCGAAAGGATCTAGCTCTGGTATAGTTTGCTACaagaaatagataaatagcaaaatttgtttatttagagTCCATGATCGACGAGAAGATATATAatctaaatattttatttttcatttttacgTATTTTATTACATAACATAAATAAAAGGTTAGCTTGTGACACGTGACTTTTTTATTCCCACCAAACGTCGGTATCGCGTGGTTATGTTAATTTGTTAAAATAGCAGTGATGTATATAAAGGAAGGAAATGTATGAATTTCCGACGAAATGTCTAGGCTGTGGGGAAGTCTTCTAAGTCGCCTTTGCCTCCCACTTCCAAGTGGCGATAACACCTGCAAAGTGTGTAGGCCAgataaaaaacacttttttagCCTTGCCGGGCCCGTACCCAGCatttttctggggggggggggggggaaataaaaaaagtggacctatatttttcgggggggggggggctttgcagtatctccaggGGGGGGTTAATGTCGGATTTGgatacataccagagtgagttTTGTCTGcaaataatagcacgtctattgagaaccgaaagtggacctttggccgttgtggggggacGAACGCACCCCCCTGCTTGCAGTATTTCCTTTTGATCCTGCCACTGCTAGTCCTTATCGATGTTGGCACGTACTATTGCCTCACAGAGACCCTGTGGGCACGTACTACTGTCTCACAGAGACCCCATGAGATACCCCCCTAGCCGTTATTTGATTCCGTTCTCCACTGTTTTTTGAGCCAAATCTCTACTTCAACACATGACATTAATGCTTGGTTTGTTTGAATTCTAGATCTGCAGTCAGGAACAAACAGCCAACGGGCTCTCTTATCTTAATGGTAATTCCACCAAGGTAAAAGAAAACCACATCTCTACCAATGGCACAACAACAACCAATATGGGACCAATAAAATACCCACATGTATTGGTCACAGGTGGGGCAGGCTACCTTGGATCATCCCTGGTCCCAATCCTATTAGACCAGGGTTACAAGGTCACAGTATATGACCGCTTTCTTTGGGGGATAAGTTCCTTATACCCTTGTGCTAGTAACCCACGGTTACAAATAATCAATGGCGATATCCTGGATGTTAGGCATCTAAGTCAGTGCATTTCTGAGTGCGACGCTGTCATTCACTTAGCGTCCATTGTGGGGTATCCGGCATGTGAGAAGGATCCCCAGAAAGCAACAGAGGTGAACGAGCAAGGAACCAGGAATGTGGTTGATGCTTTACTTCCTGGACAGCCCCTGGTCTACGCATCTACCGGGTCCTGCTATGGTGCCATTGAGGATGGTCTGTGCACTGAGAACACCCCCATTAGTCCTCTCACGCTGTACGGCAAGACTAAGGCTAATGGTGAGGAGATGGTGCTGCAGAAAGAGGGCGTGGC is part of the Nematostella vectensis chromosome 13, jaNemVect1.1, whole genome shotgun sequence genome and encodes:
- the LOC5519481 gene encoding CDP-paratose 2-epimerase, whose translation is MVAKSQIYYVRLEHDITERLCPTWSRVRMCSKKSGADQTKRHVLALLRAAFAIYFVIQIKERTVRRELEMPDQPSFDNNNLVQNTICSQEQTANGLSYLNGNSTKVKENHISTNGTTTTNMGPIKYPHVLVTGGAGYLGSSLVPILLDQGYKVTVYDRFLWGISSLYPCASNPRLQIINGDILDVRHLSQCISECDAVIHLASIVGYPACEKDPQKATEVNEQGTRNVVDALLPGQPLVYASTGSCYGAIEDGLCTENTPISPLTLYGKTKANGEEMVLQKEGVALRLATVFGISPRLRLDLLVNDLTHKAITVKHFDLYQGNFRRTFLHVRDAARAFAFALENFDGMKGEAFNVGDDRMNMSKAQVAKLIEELVPDCTITNTENGEDKDKRNYEVSYNKIRNLGFKATISIDDGIKELLKIVPLLSPEDVYRAKNV